CGTTTGCTTATAGCAAGGAGAATGTTGTGGAGCAAGTATTCGAGAGATTTGAAAGAAGATTGTCCGAAGAGATCAATACGTTTCGCGTCGAAATGAAAACCGACATGGCCAATCTTCGTTCGGAATTTAAAACCGAAATGGCTGAAATGAAAGGTGAGCTCAAAGGAGAGATCAGTTTGCTACGCGCAGATATGTACAGGCTAAACTCCATGCAGATCAAATGGTCTTTGGCAACCATGGTGGCTTTAACCGGGATATTTGCGTTAATTGTAAAAGTGTAATAAGAGATACTCTTATTGCTTCTTTAGGTTTTGTATTGCTCGGCCTGCGATCTCTTTGCGGAGATCCTGAGCCTTCTTTCTCGAAGTTATTGTTTCTTCCAAGACTTCTGCAGGTGCGGTGCTCGGGTGTCCTGCGGAAAATGGGGGAGCCGGATTGTATTCCAAGATCAACTGAATCTCTTCAGCTGCTTTCTTGCTTTGGAGTTCAGCAACCAGAGAAAGTGCAAAGTCAATCCCTGCCGTAACTCCTCCTCCCGAGGCACGATCCTTATCGAGGACCACTCTATCTTTTTTCACTTCTACTTCAGGAAAGAGCTCTAGCACATCTAAAGAAAGCCAATGACTTGTGGCCTGATAGCCTTTCAATAATCCAGCAGAAGCAAGTACCAATGAGCCAGTGCAAACTGAAGTGAGATAACTTGCTTTTTCTGCCTTTGCTTTCAACCAAGAGAGAATTTTCTGATTCTCCATGAGGCGGTTGACCCCGAGGCCTCCAGGAACCAATACTAGATCGAAATCAGGAGATTCCTCCAGGTTTAGATCGGGGATGAAAAACATTCCTCTTTCAGAGCGGATTGGATCCTTGGATTCCGCCACCAGGGAAACCTTGGCACCTTTCATTCTAGAAAATACTTCGTAGGGGCCGACCATATCCAGAGGGGTCAGATCCGGAAAAATTAAGATCCCAATATGAAATTCAGAAGACATGATCAAAGAAGAAGTTTCGGAAAGGGTTCTGCAAGTTGAAATTATCGAATTTGCGTGTAGTTCCGGCATATCGGAGCAAAATTCCTTCTTCCTTTGTTTGTTACAGATCTTAATATCCTAATTTGGGATATTCTAAAATAGGAAGTACAATTCCTATGTTTGGCCAAGACGATCTATACAGAAGAATACAAGATCTTTCAACGCTTATTAAAGAAGGCGAGGGAGGAGTCTGGCCTGACCCAAATCGAAGTCGCTCAGGCGTTAGATGCTCCACAATCCTTTGTTTCTAAGATAGAGGCCGGAGATAGAAGGATAGATGTGATAGAATTCTGGCGATTGGCAAGATTGTATAAAAAGCCTTACGACTTCTTCTTCCGATTCGAAGAGAAATTAGAATCCAAGCCCAAGAAAAAATCTCTCAAAGCCGCAAGCTCTCTTAAGAAGAAGAGCAGATCCTGATCTTTATCAATTGCATTTCATTCTCTTGGGAGCCAAACTAATCGGCTTTTCAGTAGAAAAGAAGTAGCCATCAGTAAACCGGAATTTAAAAGAAAGCATCCGCTTTTGCGGTTATGCGAAATGAAACGAATTGAAATTAAATCCTTAGCTCCTTGGACGTATGGGGCGAGTATCGTATTCACTGCGATCCTGTTTTTCTTTCTGGGCAGACTCAGCTTGGACAAGATCGAATCTTCACTTGCTGATCCTTTTTCGAGTTCAG
Above is a window of Leptospira semungkisensis DNA encoding:
- a CDS encoding LA_3696 family protein, translated to MPAPMFQKIPRKLEELLGHDGSENFTDFLNKAFAYSKENVVEQVFERFERRLSEEINTFRVEMKTDMANLRSEFKTEMAEMKGELKGEISLLRADMYRLNSMQIKWSLATMVALTGIFALIVKV
- a CDS encoding DJ-1/PfpI family protein, giving the protein MMSSEFHIGILIFPDLTPLDMVGPYEVFSRMKGAKVSLVAESKDPIRSERGMFFIPDLNLEESPDFDLVLVPGGLGVNRLMENQKILSWLKAKAEKASYLTSVCTGSLVLASAGLLKGYQATSHWLSLDVLELFPEVEVKKDRVVLDKDRASGGGVTAGIDFALSLVAELQSKKAAEEIQLILEYNPAPPFSAGHPSTAPAEVLEETITSRKKAQDLRKEIAGRAIQNLKKQ
- a CDS encoding helix-turn-helix domain-containing protein; this translates as MAKTIYTEEYKIFQRLLKKAREESGLTQIEVAQALDAPQSFVSKIEAGDRRIDVIEFWRLARLYKKPYDFFFRFEEKLESKPKKKSLKAASSLKKKSRS